From a region of the Halomicrobium mukohataei DSM 12286 genome:
- the fer gene encoding ferredoxin Fer, with protein sequence MERSSDRGSTASSSRTATVEYLNDEVVADRGWDPRDGEAFTRAATSDLPPEDYGTIEVERDEYVLEAAEAAGLDWPSSCRAGACTNCAAVVVEGEIDMELQQILSDEEVEQEDVVLTCIGTPASDRVKLLYNAKHRDRLQNRVI encoded by the coding sequence GTGGAGCGATCGAGCGACCGGGGTTCGACCGCGTCGTCCTCGCGGACGGCGACCGTCGAGTACCTGAACGACGAAGTCGTCGCAGATCGAGGGTGGGACCCACGAGACGGAGAGGCGTTCACGCGGGCCGCCACGAGCGATCTTCCGCCGGAGGACTACGGGACGATCGAGGTCGAGCGAGACGAATACGTCCTCGAGGCCGCCGAGGCGGCGGGGCTCGATTGGCCCTCCTCCTGTCGTGCCGGGGCGTGTACGAACTGCGCGGCCGTCGTCGTCGAAGGCGAGATCGACATGGAGCTGCAACAGATCCTCTCCGACGAGGAGGTCGAACAGGAGGACGTGGTCCTCACCTGCATCGGGACGCCCGCGTCGGACCGGGTCAAGCTCCTGTACAACGCCAAACACAGGGATCGGCTCCAGAACAGGGTGATCTGA
- a CDS encoding ATP-binding protein, protein MDLGQYKEDILQEQYEEYLKKGKSHLDQENHEKAAKAFSQSLDRLEELETIRETTYPDRKEQLESSISKLKSGEALSEEDIGENRDGGAEDAEQPESDFREQVESFISQTEVTWDDIGGLDEVKGELKRTITLGGIDDKPDAVAATDRVLLFGPPGTGKTLLASAVAGSLDATFFDVKLGGLLSKYFGETSKQITALFDLAEEMSPSIVFLDEIDALTQSRESDLDETSRRVLNTLLSELDGIDKNDDSFVMVLGSTNTPWDLDQAIRRRFPRRVLIPLPDVGAAEEIVAINTVEGGITFEGSPSAFQLSDTGRRVDTPVEAIASECIHRDFTGSDVEAVCRTAVNAMINRSNTGLASVADRGFDAVREYDLSVDAVRPQDVQVAFERTSASLSEESVRRFDEWDREFGSGA, encoded by the coding sequence ATGGATCTCGGACAGTACAAAGAGGACATCCTACAGGAACAGTACGAAGAGTACCTCAAGAAGGGGAAGTCACACCTCGATCAGGAGAACCACGAGAAGGCCGCGAAAGCGTTCTCACAGTCTCTCGATCGGTTGGAAGAGCTCGAAACGATCCGGGAAACGACGTATCCGGACCGCAAAGAGCAACTGGAGTCGTCGATCTCGAAGCTAAAGAGCGGCGAGGCCCTCTCCGAAGAGGACATCGGCGAGAACCGCGACGGCGGGGCAGAGGACGCCGAACAGCCGGAGTCGGACTTTCGTGAGCAAGTCGAATCGTTCATCTCCCAGACGGAGGTCACGTGGGACGACATCGGGGGCCTCGACGAGGTCAAAGGCGAGTTGAAGCGGACGATCACGCTGGGCGGCATCGACGACAAGCCCGACGCCGTCGCCGCGACCGATCGCGTCCTCCTGTTCGGCCCGCCGGGAACCGGGAAGACGCTGCTGGCGTCTGCGGTCGCCGGCTCGCTCGACGCGACGTTCTTCGACGTCAAGCTCGGAGGGCTGCTCTCGAAGTACTTCGGCGAGACGAGCAAGCAGATCACCGCGCTGTTCGATCTCGCCGAGGAGATGAGCCCGAGTATCGTCTTCCTCGACGAGATCGACGCGCTGACACAGTCACGCGAGTCCGACCTGGACGAAACGTCTCGCCGCGTGTTGAACACGCTGCTGTCGGAGCTGGACGGGATCGACAAGAACGACGATAGTTTCGTGATGGTCCTGGGCTCGACAAACACCCCGTGGGACCTCGATCAGGCGATCCGTCGTCGCTTCCCGCGACGGGTGCTGATCCCGCTGCCCGACGTGGGCGCGGCCGAGGAGATCGTCGCGATCAACACCGTCGAAGGCGGGATTACCTTCGAGGGGAGTCCATCGGCGTTCCAGCTGTCGGACACTGGTCGACGCGTCGACACGCCCGTCGAGGCGATCGCAAGCGAGTGTATCCACCGCGATTTCACCGGCAGTGACGTGGAGGCGGTGTGTCGGACCGCGGTCAACGCCATGATCAACCGGTCGAACACGGGACTGGCGTCCGTCGCCGACCGTGGCTTCGACGCCGTCAGAGAGTACGACCTCTCGGTCGACGCCGTCCGGCCACAGGACGTGCAGGTGGCGTTCGAACGCACCTCGGCCTCGCTCTCCGAGGAGAGCGTGCGGCGCTTCGACGAGTGGGATCGGGAGTTTGGCTCCGGGGCGTGA
- the dsrO gene encoding sulfate reduction electron transfer complex DsrMKJOP subunit DsrO yields the protein MTNYGLVIDQERCIGCHSCAMSCKQENNVPMGQAWNRVLTVGGDHIDTPEGSYPEDGDDGTLEMSYQPTACQHCENAPCVKVCPVNATYKREDGIVEIDYDKCIGCRYCMAACPYNARVFNWDEPQHRPEEGTGDVEERPQGVVEKCTFCSHRVEEGLDPACVVNCPADARIFGDLDDDESTVSKYVAEYDTNRLLDEKDTDPKTYYIQGEMSPGRPWKGKELESELDEQPTPEEADDPDSEESMRRATADAVWGDD from the coding sequence ATGACAAATTATGGACTCGTAATCGATCAAGAGCGCTGCATCGGCTGCCACTCCTGTGCCATGAGCTGTAAGCAAGAGAATAACGTCCCGATGGGACAGGCCTGGAATCGCGTACTGACCGTCGGTGGCGATCACATCGATACACCCGAAGGCTCGTATCCAGAGGATGGAGACGACGGAACGCTGGAGATGAGCTATCAGCCGACGGCCTGTCAGCACTGCGAGAACGCACCCTGCGTGAAGGTCTGTCCGGTCAACGCGACGTACAAGCGCGAGGACGGCATCGTGGAGATCGACTACGACAAGTGCATCGGCTGCCGGTACTGCATGGCCGCCTGTCCCTACAACGCTCGGGTGTTCAACTGGGACGAGCCACAGCACCGCCCCGAAGAGGGCACTGGTGACGTCGAGGAACGGCCCCAGGGCGTCGTCGAGAAGTGTACGTTCTGTAGCCACCGCGTCGAGGAAGGACTCGATCCCGCGTGTGTCGTAAACTGTCCTGCCGATGCCCGAATCTTCGGGGACCTCGACGACGATGAGAGCACCGTCTCAAAGTACGTCGCCGAATACGATACCAACCGACTGCTCGACGAGAAGGACACCGATCCGAAAACGTACTATATCCAGGGCGAGATGTCACCCGGTCGGCCCTGGAAGGGCAAAGAACTCGAATCGGAACTCGACGAACAGCCGACCCCCGAGGAGGCCGACGACCCCGACAGCGAGGAATCGATGCGACGTGCTACTGCCGACGCAGTGTGGGGTGATGACTGA
- a CDS encoding HEAT repeat domain-containing protein, with protein MFDRTPRSLRVGFETGHLSGESVIDRALPALGSETIARRRAALAALAAATDSRPDRTTEVVDAVESSIGPGATPTRAELAALRDLGCRRPRAFAPLVETFRRPLTHAGESAVDTAALSALLGDLGTAAPGVAKPLLGPLVDAADDAHPAVRNEAAWAVVRVATSEPAMLRPLVAGLVWELDRENPATVRDALATLGRIGQFLPAHLAGLDAIASLLDHPSPDVRTAAIEALGETAGRGTKFDTGVSAPARVEPFLDTVAERATDPEPQVRAAALKTLGRVARHEPRLAGTYTQRFLAATDDDDRRVRHTALNAIGDTFDPSTIDLARFQRRVVPRLTDGDDDVLGAAVGVLLTAVRALRSDHPGRARYLVDLLVWFQLSPHSGLGVPDPLDELGSELAALADLDRYLEVTRTLRDADDDSLRHAGVSICDAIARHADSHRLAAVGVLQSMLADEDEHVRRRVLSVFERLAEIEPTLCSLLGRIAWPVAAYDPAVRPQAVSVLAATGQTDAKHHTGPVAVQCRVLRDRRDAEDEGDGMDILDPDPASEPLQRLAEAAPEAVTEAAPTLVEFLGDDECDALVAEALATAVAEGGRLTTATVRRLEAVVQSDPVAPPLLAWLSTLLLLDGDEAARRRARDRLHSLAERREETPLLACLSVLVDHEPTVVAEVLGSCPPGETLSESRARRLARLVTAHPRLLLRCRTGWSPFPESARERERPGRTAWPTALAETAPQTVSATDWLAERFWTDDGELTASLLETMGRADSLPGGPDDAWRHHPSPAVRDAACALLDGDPDTDGDAERGASTVDPAAATADTVDEIASRLAAASRDRCRRACERLVSIAVHAPSLRPTVRQQLLASTPTLRETASPVAVLGALSTLAPRVETPSERTASSAPPAESVGALLCRYASAPSPGVRDVALSALRVGATDEPAALADVVIERLRDPSDAVRAQAAHTAATLVGDSLRVSSPLVDALCDAVDGPRYVALAACRALGHCGAIEPSVTDRVVAALTTHLRARERGVRRSAAGGLARIGHADPAALVPVADTLCDRIRTDSVTRPALLSVVTILVTECSVALDSLVEPSLTALVSDTSPTVTRAAGRLLAAVAEDAPGTVHGRLHPVGERLHEEYDGEIVTNFRDIAPSPLSTYWLFRVVATCARANHTITESFAWALSETVDFLTSPAAASPHYDLPRDSVTTDGLATVTARAAGLGGDSSYETILESWPGDPTKPSLEPAVTAQFLVLVDDQTRDRSFEHIENHVAPADRDDVLAALLSQSVNLNRYEAVFASLTRLLPLSDDEGLHRRGVATLLDACEAHNWAVRVDAIEAIATLGTTAVLPADEAIGHLLGRPGREPRTHEAIVDAVLDLLGHAERTPETVATAMAVRYERGGPARRRLAVWLLGRLATRHATVRSRAVATLLAALSDSDRWARERAGEDLAAIAAIDPEPLAAHRERLERRVTRADGEVADDLRTCLSELDDPR; from the coding sequence GTGTTCGATCGGACGCCGCGGTCGCTCCGTGTCGGCTTCGAGACCGGACACCTCTCGGGCGAGTCGGTGATCGACCGCGCGCTCCCAGCCCTCGGTTCGGAGACGATCGCGCGGCGACGAGCAGCGCTCGCGGCGCTCGCGGCGGCCACCGACTCACGGCCCGACCGGACGACCGAAGTCGTCGACGCGGTCGAGTCGTCGATCGGACCGGGAGCGACCCCGACGCGGGCAGAGCTGGCGGCGTTGCGTGATCTGGGCTGCCGTCGGCCGCGGGCGTTCGCGCCGCTGGTCGAGACGTTCCGACGGCCCCTCACGCATGCCGGCGAATCCGCCGTCGACACCGCCGCGCTCTCGGCGCTCCTCGGTGATCTCGGCACCGCGGCTCCGGGTGTGGCAAAGCCACTGCTCGGCCCGCTGGTCGACGCGGCCGACGACGCCCACCCGGCAGTCCGAAACGAGGCCGCCTGGGCGGTCGTGCGGGTCGCGACGAGCGAACCGGCCATGCTTCGGCCCCTCGTCGCCGGCCTCGTCTGGGAGCTGGACCGCGAGAACCCGGCCACCGTCCGTGACGCGCTCGCGACGCTCGGCCGGATCGGACAGTTCCTGCCCGCCCACCTCGCGGGACTGGACGCGATCGCGTCGCTGCTCGACCACCCGTCCCCGGACGTTCGGACCGCCGCGATCGAGGCCCTCGGGGAGACGGCGGGACGCGGTACGAAGTTCGACACCGGCGTCTCAGCACCGGCCCGCGTCGAGCCCTTTCTGGACACCGTTGCCGAGCGCGCGACCGACCCGGAGCCACAGGTCCGGGCAGCGGCCCTCAAGACGCTGGGACGGGTAGCTCGCCACGAGCCACGCCTGGCTGGGACGTACACCCAGCGGTTCCTGGCCGCGACCGACGACGACGACCGCCGCGTTCGGCACACGGCCCTCAACGCGATCGGTGACACGTTCGATCCGTCGACGATCGATCTCGCGCGCTTCCAGCGACGGGTGGTACCCCGGCTGACCGACGGAGACGACGACGTTCTGGGTGCCGCCGTCGGGGTGCTCCTGACGGCCGTCCGGGCACTGCGCTCGGACCACCCCGGACGGGCACGGTATCTCGTCGATCTGCTCGTGTGGTTCCAGCTGTCGCCCCACAGCGGGCTGGGCGTTCCGGATCCACTCGACGAACTGGGCTCGGAACTGGCCGCACTCGCCGATCTCGACCGGTATCTGGAAGTCACGCGCACGCTCCGAGACGCCGACGACGACTCGCTGCGCCACGCGGGCGTTTCGATCTGCGACGCGATCGCGCGCCACGCCGACAGCCATCGGCTCGCGGCCGTCGGCGTCCTCCAGTCGATGCTCGCCGACGAGGACGAGCACGTGCGGCGGCGCGTCCTGTCTGTCTTCGAACGACTCGCCGAGATCGAACCGACCCTGTGCTCGCTGCTCGGGCGGATTGCCTGGCCCGTGGCCGCCTACGATCCCGCGGTGCGACCCCAGGCCGTGTCGGTGCTCGCAGCCACCGGACAGACCGACGCCAAGCACCACACCGGACCGGTCGCCGTGCAGTGTCGCGTCCTCCGGGACCGCCGGGACGCCGAGGACGAGGGCGACGGGATGGATATTCTCGATCCGGACCCGGCGTCCGAACCGCTCCAGCGACTCGCCGAGGCCGCGCCGGAGGCCGTCACCGAGGCGGCACCGACGCTGGTCGAGTTCCTCGGCGACGACGAGTGTGACGCGCTCGTCGCCGAGGCCCTCGCTACTGCCGTCGCCGAGGGTGGCCGACTCACGACGGCGACCGTTCGGCGTCTCGAAGCCGTCGTCCAGTCGGACCCGGTCGCGCCGCCGCTGCTCGCGTGGCTCTCGACGCTCCTTCTCCTCGACGGCGACGAGGCAGCGCGCAGACGGGCACGCGACCGCCTCCACTCCCTGGCCGAGCGACGCGAAGAGACGCCGCTGCTCGCGTGTCTGTCCGTGCTCGTCGACCACGAGCCGACCGTCGTCGCCGAGGTGCTCGGCTCCTGTCCGCCCGGCGAGACGCTCTCGGAGTCGCGCGCCCGGCGACTGGCGAGGCTCGTCACCGCTCACCCGCGACTCCTGTTGCGCTGTCGGACCGGCTGGTCGCCGTTCCCCGAGAGCGCACGCGAGCGCGAGCGCCCCGGACGGACGGCGTGGCCGACGGCGCTGGCCGAGACGGCTCCCCAGACCGTCTCGGCGACTGACTGGCTCGCAGAGCGGTTCTGGACCGACGACGGCGAACTGACCGCGTCCCTGCTCGAAACGATGGGCCGCGCGGACTCGCTCCCGGGCGGTCCCGACGATGCGTGGCGACACCACCCCAGTCCCGCGGTCAGAGACGCCGCCTGCGCGCTGCTGGACGGTGACCCAGACACAGACGGGGACGCCGAGCGGGGCGCTTCGACGGTCGACCCGGCAGCGGCCACGGCCGACACCGTCGACGAGATCGCGTCCCGCCTCGCCGCGGCGTCTCGCGACCGCTGTCGCCGCGCCTGCGAGCGTCTGGTCTCGATCGCCGTCCACGCTCCCTCCCTGCGTCCGACCGTCCGTCAGCAGCTCCTCGCCAGTACCCCCACGCTCCGGGAGACGGCCTCGCCCGTCGCCGTCCTCGGCGCGCTGTCGACGCTCGCTCCCCGCGTCGAGACCCCCTCTGAGCGGACGGCCTCCTCGGCTCCACCGGCAGAGAGCGTCGGGGCGTTGCTCTGTCGGTACGCGTCCGCGCCGTCGCCCGGCGTCCGCGACGTTGCACTGTCCGCGTTGCGTGTCGGGGCGACGGACGAGCCGGCGGCGCTCGCGGACGTGGTGATCGAGCGACTGCGCGACCCGTCCGACGCTGTTCGCGCCCAGGCCGCCCACACGGCCGCCACGCTGGTCGGAGACTCCCTGCGCGTCTCCTCGCCCCTCGTCGACGCGCTCTGTGACGCGGTCGACGGCCCTCGATACGTCGCGCTCGCGGCCTGTCGCGCGCTGGGTCACTGCGGAGCGATCGAGCCGTCGGTCACGGACCGCGTGGTCGCGGCGTTGACGACGCACCTTCGCGCACGCGAGCGCGGCGTCAGGCGCTCGGCCGCCGGTGGGCTCGCCCGAATCGGTCACGCCGATCCGGCTGCGCTCGTCCCGGTCGCCGACACGCTGTGTGACCGGATCCGGACCGACAGCGTGACGCGGCCCGCTCTGTTGTCCGTGGTGACGATCCTGGTGACGGAGTGCTCGGTGGCACTCGACTCACTCGTCGAGCCGTCGCTGACGGCCCTCGTCTCCGACACCTCTCCGACCGTCACCCGTGCCGCCGGTCGCTTGCTCGCCGCCGTCGCCGAGGACGCGCCCGGCACCGTTCACGGACGGCTCCACCCCGTCGGCGAGCGCCTCCACGAGGAGTACGACGGCGAGATCGTCACCAACTTCCGGGACATCGCTCCCAGCCCGCTGTCGACGTACTGGCTCTTTCGGGTCGTCGCCACCTGCGCGCGGGCCAACCACACGATCACGGAGTCGTTCGCGTGGGCGCTGTCCGAGACCGTCGACTTTCTCACCTCGCCCGCGGCGGCCTCGCCCCACTACGACCTCCCGCGCGACAGCGTCACCACGGACGGACTGGCGACGGTGACCGCGCGAGCGGCGGGGCTCGGCGGCGACTCGTCCTACGAGACGATCCTCGAATCGTGGCCGGGCGATCCGACGAAACCGTCCCTGGAGCCGGCGGTGACCGCGCAGTTTCTCGTCCTCGTCGACGACCAGACGCGGGACCGCTCGTTCGAACACATCGAGAATCACGTCGCGCCCGCCGACCGCGACGACGTTCTGGCGGCACTGCTTTCCCAGTCGGTCAACCTGAACCGCTACGAGGCCGTCTTCGCGTCGCTCACCCGGCTCCTCCCGCTGAGCGACGACGAGGGGCTGCACCGCCGCGGCGTCGCGACGCTGCTCGACGCCTGCGAGGCCCACAACTGGGCGGTTCGCGTCGACGCCATCGAGGCGATCGCGACGCTCGGAACCACCGCGGTGCTCCCGGCCGACGAGGCGATCGGTCACCTGCTGGGACGGCCCGGGCGGGAACCGCGAACGCACGAGGCGATCGTCGACGCGGTCCTCGACCTGCTGGGCCACGCCGAACGCACGCCCGAGACGGTAGCCACCGCGATGGCCGTCCGGTACGAACGCGGCGGACCAGCGCGTCGCCGACTCGCCGTCTGGCTGCTCGGGCGACTGGCGACGCGCCACGCGACGGTCCGCTCGCGAGCGGTGGCGACCCTGCTCGCGGCGCTGTCGGACTCGGACCGCTGGGCGAGAGAACGGGCCGGCGAGGACCTGGCCGCGATCGCGGCGATCGATCCGGAGCCACTCGCCGCCCACCGCGAGCGACTCGAACGTCGGGTAACGCGGGCCGACGGCGAGGTGGCGGATGACCTCCGGACGTGTCTCTCCGAACTGGACGACCCGAGGTAA
- a CDS encoding TorD/DmsD family molecular chaperone, which produces MTDDTATAVDDATEETRRPTADTLATLAVCWREPSEELRGTVESGAVAWLDESEAAVDLDDLRVEYTRLFIGPGPEQCPPYESVYRDGDHDGDGQNVGPVYGPATQAVARWYAEYGLALRDSRSAPPDHIATELEFAAYLAATEDDDTVEQFLDEHPRAWIEPFTARLRENDPGPFYRAVIERTIEVVTR; this is translated from the coding sequence GTGACTGACGACACCGCGACGGCGGTCGACGACGCGACGGAGGAGACGAGACGGCCGACGGCCGACACCCTCGCTACCCTGGCAGTGTGCTGGCGCGAGCCGTCCGAGGAGTTGCGTGGTACCGTCGAGTCGGGCGCAGTCGCGTGGCTCGACGAGAGCGAGGCAGCCGTCGATCTGGACGACCTGCGCGTAGAGTACACGCGACTGTTCATCGGCCCCGGCCCCGAACAGTGCCCGCCCTACGAGAGCGTCTATCGGGACGGCGACCACGACGGCGACGGCCAGAACGTCGGTCCGGTGTACGGGCCGGCGACACAGGCGGTTGCGCGCTGGTACGCCGAGTACGGACTGGCGTTGCGGGACTCGAGATCGGCACCGCCGGACCACATCGCGACGGAGCTCGAATTCGCCGCCTACCTCGCCGCCACCGAGGACGACGACACGGTCGAGCAGTTCCTCGACGAACACCCGCGAGCGTGGATCGAACCGTTCACTGCGCGACTCCGGGAGAACGATCCGGGGCCGTTCTACCGGGCGGTGATCGAGAGAACGATCGAAGTCGTCACTCGGTGA
- the nrfD gene encoding NrfD/PsrC family molybdoenzyme membrane anchor subunit has translation MSGEVTERSATSTVRSPVVSSFGTVSKVWLGLLGVLLVAGLGAWAYQLQQGLVVTGMRNVFSWGLYIMLFVMFVGLSAGGLIISSAPKFFHSDRYEGFARLGVLVSLACIIVAGLLILPDIGRPERLYQFFTSPDFRSPMVWDFGIVVLYGVLNVWYLWLLTRRDLAARGSRLAFGAEDTQAGRDRDRTLLFWTAAVALPTAVMLHSVTGWIFATQVGRGDWFSPLVAPVFIAKALVSGLGLLLVVSILADRYTGFDADRDELTSLGKMLGIFLAFHVVYLLAAERLPHAWADHFGFWAITSEFLIGDSVYFWLWTGVGGAIPLVLLATPQLRKRLSVIFVAGVLAVFGTLFEGVRLVFTGYESVNIDAAPGISLGGEYAGVTTDVWATTGVYTPTVIELVVTAGIVAFGALIVTVGLRYVPLQRRTEQERYPADGGGGGCD, from the coding sequence ATGAGTGGTGAAGTGACCGAGAGATCGGCGACGTCGACAGTGCGGAGCCCCGTGGTGTCCTCGTTCGGGACCGTTTCGAAGGTCTGGCTCGGCCTCCTGGGTGTGCTCCTGGTCGCCGGACTCGGGGCGTGGGCGTACCAGCTCCAGCAGGGTCTGGTCGTGACCGGGATGCGGAACGTGTTCTCTTGGGGGCTGTACATCATGCTGTTCGTGATGTTCGTCGGGCTGTCTGCGGGCGGGCTCATCATCTCGAGCGCGCCGAAGTTCTTCCACTCGGACCGGTACGAGGGGTTCGCACGGCTCGGCGTCCTCGTGAGTCTGGCCTGCATCATCGTCGCAGGACTGCTCATCCTGCCCGATATCGGTCGGCCAGAGCGGCTGTACCAGTTCTTCACGTCGCCGGACTTTCGTTCGCCGATGGTCTGGGACTTCGGGATCGTCGTCCTGTACGGCGTGTTGAACGTCTGGTACCTCTGGCTGCTCACTCGGCGAGACCTCGCTGCCCGCGGATCGCGACTGGCCTTCGGAGCCGAAGACACACAGGCCGGCCGGGATCGGGACCGGACGCTGCTGTTCTGGACGGCCGCGGTCGCATTGCCGACGGCGGTGATGCTCCACTCCGTGACCGGCTGGATCTTCGCGACACAGGTCGGCCGCGGCGACTGGTTCAGCCCGCTCGTTGCACCGGTGTTCATCGCCAAAGCGCTCGTCTCCGGCCTGGGCCTCCTGCTCGTGGTCTCGATACTCGCCGACCGCTACACGGGCTTCGACGCCGACCGGGACGAGCTGACGAGTCTGGGGAAGATGCTGGGGATCTTCCTGGCGTTTCACGTCGTCTACCTCCTCGCTGCCGAGCGCCTGCCACACGCCTGGGCAGACCACTTCGGCTTCTGGGCGATCACCAGCGAGTTCCTCATCGGGGACTCGGTCTACTTCTGGCTCTGGACCGGCGTCGGCGGGGCAATACCGCTGGTGCTGTTGGCGACACCGCAACTCAGGAAGCGACTGTCCGTGATATTCGTCGCGGGCGTACTCGCCGTGTTCGGCACCCTGTTCGAAGGGGTTCGACTGGTGTTCACCGGCTACGAGAGTGTGAACATCGACGCCGCGCCGGGCATCTCGCTGGGCGGCGAGTACGCGGGCGTCACGACGGACGTCTGGGCCACGACGGGGGTGTACACGCCGACGGTGATCGAGTTGGTGGTGACCGCGGGAATCGTCGCGTTCGGCGCACTGATCGTCACCGTCGGGCTCCGATACGTCCCGCTCCAGCGGCGGACCGAACAGGAGAGATACCCGGCAGACGGCGGAGGTGGTGGGTGTGACTGA
- a CDS encoding inorganic phosphate transporter, with product MLGTVAIVGIVVAVFVGFNIGGSSTGVAFGPAVGSRLVRKTTAGALFVAFGFLGAWTVGRNVIATMSSSIVPAAQFTPVASVAVLFFTGASLLISNLYGVSASTSMTAVGAIVGLGLASGTLNQALMFVIVSAWIVAPLLCFVIGVVVGRYVYPHLDRYVAFTKFDLHFVQLDRSGTIPRPYLNVNASPQDIVGSLLVIVIACYMAFSAGASNAANAVAPLVGEGGSLTVNQGVLLAVAAFGLGSFTIARRTLETVGDDITELPILASLIVSVVGASVITVLSYFGIPASLAVSTTSTIIGLGWGRASRAATLKQLATPTPERPDLEVTTGALVTSRVEEAPTGPTIGDIAREEEPAEKPEEVPDVPDVGAEGPADLDERSLFDPGAAKRIVTMWLLTPSLAIAASYPVFAFLL from the coding sequence ATGCTCGGAACCGTAGCCATCGTCGGTATCGTCGTCGCCGTGTTCGTGGGGTTCAACATCGGCGGCTCGTCGACGGGGGTGGCGTTCGGCCCGGCGGTCGGCTCACGCCTCGTACGGAAGACGACAGCGGGTGCGCTGTTCGTCGCGTTCGGCTTCCTGGGTGCCTGGACGGTCGGGCGAAACGTCATCGCGACGATGAGCAGCAGTATCGTGCCGGCGGCCCAGTTCACGCCCGTCGCGAGCGTCGCGGTGCTGTTCTTTACGGGCGCGTCGCTGTTGATCTCGAATCTCTACGGCGTCTCGGCCTCGACCTCGATGACGGCCGTCGGCGCGATCGTCGGGCTGGGCCTGGCCTCCGGCACCCTCAACCAGGCGCTCATGTTCGTGATCGTCTCGGCGTGGATCGTCGCGCCGCTTCTGTGCTTCGTCATCGGCGTCGTCGTCGGACGGTACGTCTACCCGCATCTCGACCGCTACGTCGCGTTCACGAAGTTCGACCTCCACTTCGTCCAGCTCGACCGCTCGGGAACGATCCCGCGTCCGTATCTGAACGTGAACGCGTCGCCACAGGACATCGTCGGCTCGCTCCTGGTGATCGTGATCGCCTGCTACATGGCGTTCTCGGCGGGCGCGTCGAACGCGGCCAACGCCGTGGCCCCGCTGGTCGGAGAGGGTGGATCGCTGACCGTCAACCAGGGCGTCTTGCTCGCGGTGGCGGCCTTCGGGCTGGGGAGTTTCACCATCGCTCGGCGGACCCTGGAGACGGTCGGCGACGACATCACGGAGCTGCCGATTCTCGCGTCGCTGATCGTCTCCGTGGTCGGTGCCTCGGTGATCACGGTGCTGTCTTACTTCGGGATCCCCGCGAGTCTCGCGGTCAGTACGACCTCGACGATCATCGGGCTGGGCTGGGGGCGGGCGAGTCGAGCCGCGACGTTGAAGCAGCTGGCGACGCCGACCCCCGAGCGCCCGGATCTGGAGGTCACGACGGGCGCGCTGGTCACCTCGCGCGTCGAGGAGGCACCCACCGGTCCGACCATCGGGGATATCGCCCGCGAGGAAGAGCCCGCGGAGAAGCCCGAAGAGGTGCCGGACGTGCCAGACGTGGGCGCGGAGGGCCCCGCGGATCTCGACGAGCGGAGCCTCTTCGATCCGGGCGCAGCGAAGCGGATCGTGACGATGTGGCTGTTGACCCCGTCGCTGGCGATCGCCGCCTCGTATCCGGTCTTCGCGTTCCTGCTGTGA